CGACATCTTCATCCTCGCCCAGGACCTGCTCGGCATCCCGCAAGGCACCATCCGCGCCACCGTGCTGATCGAAACCATCACCGCCGCCTTCGAAATGGAAGAAATCCTCTACGAACTGCGCGACCACGCCGCCGGCCTGAACGCCGGCCGCTGGGACTACATCTTCTCCCTGATCAAGAACTTCCGCACCCGCGGACCCCGGTTCGTCCTGCCCGACCGCGCCCAGGTGACCATGACCCAGCCGTTCATGCGCGCCTACACCGAACAACTCGTCCGCGCCTGCCACAAACGCGGCGCCATGGCCATCGGCGGCATGGCCGCAGCAGTGCCCAACCGCAAAGACGAGGCCGCCAACGCCAATGCCTTCGAAAAAGTCCGCGCCGACAAAACCCGCGAAGCCAACGACGGCTTCGACGGCTCCTGGGTCGCCCACCCCGACCTCGTTCCCATCTGCCGCGAAGTATTCGACTCCATCCTCGGCGAGAAGCCCAACCAGCTGCACCGCACCCGCGAAGACGTGACCCCCGACGACGCCGCCCTGATCAACGTAGCCGCCACCGAAGGCACCATCACCGAACAGGGCATCCGGAACAACATCGAAGTCGGCATCCGCTACATCGAATCCTGGCTCCGCGGCAACGGCGCCGTCGCCATCCACAACCTCATGGAAGACGCCGCCACCGCCGAAATCTCCCGGTCCCAGCTCTGGCAATGGATGTACGCCTCCGCCATCACCGATGAAGGCGAGATCATCACCCACCAGTGGATCGAAGAGCTCCTCGACGAAGAGTTCGCCCGACTCGAACGCTTCGACGGCGACCGCTTCGAAGACGCCCGCGACATCTTCGAAGAAGTCACCCTGGCCCAGGACTTCCCGTCCTTCCTGACCCTCCCCGCCTACGCCAGGTACCTGACCGAGGCCCGCGAAAAGGCAACCGTCGAGGAACTCGCCGCGGCCTGAGGTCCCGGTAACCGTCCAGACTTCCGTTCGCCGGGCCGGCACGCCCTTCGCAACAGGTACCCCGAAATCCGGGGAGCCGGCCCGGCGACGGAACCACTTGGAGAAGGCGCGGCACCCGCCAAGTCGACTCCATGCGATCCACCGACGCTCTCTCACTTAATGTCACAAAACCAGGGACGCTCTCTCACTTTCCTCAAGAAAGTAAGAGAGCGTCGGTCGTTAAACTGCATTAAGTGAGAGAGCGTCCGGGAAAGGGGAAGAAACGTACGACGGCGGGCCGGGTCAGCGCCCTTTGGGCACCAGCCGCACGGAAAAGGTGGTGCAGATGAAGAAAATCAGGACCGAGGCCAGCACCACCAGCAGCGCCGGCGTCCAGGAACCCGACACATCATGCACGAATCCGACGAGCGGCGGCGCCACCGCACCAAAGCAGTATCCGACTCCCTGGACTGTAGCGGACATCCGGCCTGCGGCTGCCTGGTCCCGTGCCAGCTTGATGATTGCGATGAAAATCAACGTAATGCCGCCGCCTTGGGCAACCCCGCCGAAGGCAGACCACAGCCACCACAAATCCGGAACCAGCAGCAGCCCGGCCGGCACTGCCGTCCAGAGGATACCCAAGGTGACCGCCGTCGTCGTCGTACTGAAGTATTTGGCGGCGAAGGGCACACCCAGGCCCCCTACTATCGCGAGGATCTGGAAAATCGAGGATCCGGCACCGGCAGCGGAGGCGGGCATGCCAAGCTCATCGTTGAGGTAGCTCGGCAGCCAGGCCGTCACGGCGTAGTAGGAGCAGGCCTGCCCGGCGAATCCCGCGGTCAGTCCCGCAGTAATCCAGGCGGAACCCTTGACCGCCGGATGGTCCTGCCCACCCGGCACCACAGCATCGGAGGGCACAAACGCGCTCCGCGGCCCGACGGCGGTCGCCCAAAACGCCATCGCCACCACGGCCAGGATGCCCACCGAGGCAAGGGCAGCACGCCAGCCGGCCAGCTCAGCCAGCGGGGCCGTGACCATCGATGTCAGGAAGGATCCGATGTTCAGGGCCGCCGTGTAGATACCCATGGCTGTCCCCTGGCGCAAAGTTGAAAAATCGCGCCTGATGATCAGGGGCACAGCGATGTTCCCGATAGTGATTGCCAGACCGATCAGGACAGTTCCGGCGACCACCAGCACAGGGCCGCCAGACGATCGGACTATGATCCCGGCCAGCACTCCGAAGAGGGTGAGTGTCACGGCGAACTCTGCCCCGAACTTCCGGGCAGCCAGGGATGCCAGTGGAGCGGACAGGGAGAAACAGAGCACCGGGATGCTGGTCAGGAGCCCCAGCATGACAGGCGAGAAGCCCAAATCGACCTGCATGACGGGCACCACAGGGGCGACCGCAACAAACGGCCCGCGCAGGTTCAGGGCCAGCAGACCGATGCAGGCCAGCAGGATCCAGCCGTTCGGGACCCTGGCTAGGAGCCGTCCGTTCATGAGGTTTCTCCCGGCTTTAAACATGATTTCATCACTCCCATTGCTATCACGGACGCGCGGGCACCCATACCAACCGGCCGGGAAGATGAATCCCTGCCATACGATGAACCCAACGTCATGAACCCGGCGCCCCGGGAGCGCCGGCAGTATTCACGGCCTAGGAACTCACAGCCCAGACAAACGGACAAAGGAATGCACATGCAGCACCGGCTCGCCATCCTGGACGACTACCAGGACGTGGCGCACGGATTCGCCGACTGGGCCGCGCTCGAGCAGGACGGCGTGTCCATCACCGTCTTCAGGGAACCGTTCGCCTCCCAGGAGGCACTCGTGGCGGCGCTGGCAGGAGTGCAGATCGTCATTGCCATGCGCGAGCGGACGCCTTTTCCCCGCTCCGTCTTGGAAAAGCTGCCCGGCCTCAAGCTGCTGGTGACCACCGGCATGGCCAATGCTTCCATCGATATCGCCGCTGCGGCGGAACACGGCATCACGGTCTGCGGAACCTCGGGCTCGCCCACTGCCGCCCCCGAGCTGACCTGGGCCCTCTTGCTGGCCATCGCACGGAACCTCCCGGCCGAGGACAGGTCCCTGCGCGCCGGCACGTGGCAGACCACTGTTGGTTTCGAACTCGCGGGCAAGACCCTGGGAGTAGTGGGGCTGGGCAAGATCGGCCGCAGAATTGCCGCCTACGGACAGGCCTTTGGGATGGACGTTCTGGCCTGGAGCGAGAACCTGGCAGACGAGACCGCTGCGGATGCCGGTGTGCGTAAGGTCAGCAAGGAGGAACTCTTTCGAAACTCCGACATCGCCACCCTGCATCTGCGCTTGTCCCCGCGCTCGGAAGGCATCGTGGGCGAGCAGGAGCTTCGGCTGCTCGGGCCGGAAGGCATCCTGGTGAACACCGCGCGCGGTCCGCTGGTTGACCAGGATGCCCTGGTCCGCGCCCTGACGGAGGGCTGGATCGGGGGAGCCGCGCTGGACGTCTTCGACCAGGAACCACTGCCGGCCGGGCACCCGCTACTCGCCGCGCCGAATACGGTGCTGTCACCGCATCTGGGCTATGTCACCCGGGAGAGCTACCGGCAGTTCTACGGCGGGGCCTTCGAGGACGTCAAAGCCTGGCTGGCGGGCTCGCCCGTCCGGGTTATTTCCGGGTAGCGGCTTGGGACATGCTAGCCGGTCGCCTGGAGCGTGGCCTCGATGACGGCGGGGGACAAGATGTACTGGGTGACCATCTGGCTGGCGCCCAGGATTGCGGCCTGGTCACCGGCCACGGACGGCCCGATCCGCAAATGGGTGGTGGCCAGCGGCAGCGAGCGCCTGTAGACAACTTCCCGAACACCCGCCATGAGGTGCTCCCCGGCCTGACCCAGGCTTCCCCCGATGACAATGACGGAAGGGTTGAGCAGGTTCACCACGGTAGCGAGCACGTCCCCTACATCGCGCCCGGCCTGGCGCAGGGCCTGGATGGCTTGCAGGTTGCCGTCAGCCACCAGCCGGAGCACATCGCTCCCCTTGGCCGCGGGAATCCCCTGCCGGTTCAGTCCGGCGGCCACTGCCGGGCCTGAGGCGAGCGCTTCCAGGCAGCCGTAGTTGCCGCAGCGGCACAGCACCTCGTCGCCGCGGGGGACGCGGACGTGGCCCAGATCCCCGGCGGTGCCGTTAGCACCGCGTTGCAGTTCCCCGTTACTGATGATCCCAGCGCCGATGCCGGTGGCCACCTTGACGAGCAGGAAATTGTCGTGCTCGGGCCAGTGCGCCGTGCGCTCGCCCAGGGCCATGATGTTCACGTCATTGTCCACCAGGACGGGAACAGGCAGGGAGCGCTGGACGTAACGGACGACGTCGAACCCGTCCCAGCCCGGCATGATGGGCGGCTTAACCGGCCTGCCCGTGGCATGCTCCACGGGCCCGGGCAGGCCGATCCCCACCCCTGCGAGGTCATTCAGGCTCCGCCCGGCAAGCGCAAGGAGGGAAAGGCCCTCTTCAACTACCCTGTCCAGCACGGTTTCAGGGCCTTCGGCCACATCCTGCGCCAATCGCTGTTCTGTCAGGACGCGCCCGGACAGATCGGTGACGGCAACAATGACGTGGGTGGCCCCGACGTCGACTGCAAGCACCGCGCGGGCCGCCGGATTGAAGGCAAAGCGCGACGGCGGCCTGCCGCCGCTGGAGTTCGCCTCACCCGCCGGCCCCACCAGCCCGGAAAGAATCAGGGCATCGATCCGGGAGGCCACGGTGGAACGCGCCAGACCTGTGGTCAGCGCAAGCTCTGCGCGGGTCCGCGCCTTGCCGTCGCGCAGTAGCTGGAACAGGTCTCCGGCCCGCGCGAGAGTGCCGCCGTTGTCAGGGGCAGTCGTGTCTGTTCCGGGCATGAGGCTCATGAACAAGTGATAGCACAGCCCCTTCTGTATGTCACGCCTGAAAAGTATGACAATTGATTTTCAACTTTCGCTTGACGCTCGGCAGAAGTCCCTCTAGCTTTGGGTGTGAGGCAGCCCACTGGCCTGGGAACGATCCAGGACCGCAGCAGCCATCCAACCCCAATGACGAGGAGAGACAGTGTCATACTCGATCCAGCTCTACACGGTCCGAAAGGCCCTTGAAGAGGATCTCGCAGGAACCATCCAGCACCTGGCAGAAATCGGCTTCACCATGGTTGAGCCCTACCGCTTCGTTGCCAAAGCCGCCGAACTGAAGCAGGCTTTGGCAGACAACAATCTCACCGCCCCCTCGGGCCACGCGCCACTGCTCCAGGAAAACCAGGACGAAATCTTTGCCGCCGCCCGGCAGCTGGGCATTGGTACTGTCATTGACCCGCATGTGCCCGTTGAGCGTTGGAACTCTCTCTCAGACATCAAAAAGACCGCAAATCAGCTCAACGCTGCGGCCGCCAAAGGGGCCGAATACGGTGTCCGGGTCGGCTACCACAATCACTGGTGGGAGGTTGAGTCCGTCATCGACGGCAAGACCGCCTTGGAGCACCTGGCGGACAACCTTGATCCCGCCGTCGTGCTGGAACTCGATACCTACTGGGCCGCTGTTGGCGGCCAAAACCCCGCGGAGCTCCTGGCGCGGCTTGGCGATCGCGTCAAGTTCATCCACATCAAGGACGGCCCGCTGACCTCAGACCCGTCGAGCCAGACCGCCGTGGGTGACGGAAAGATGGCCATCTGGGACGTCATTGCCGCCGCAGGTTCCATTGAGGCCGGGGTCATTGAACTCGACGACTTCCAGGGCGATATGTTCGACGCGGTCCGTGACAGCTACAACTACCTCAGCGCCGGAAAGGTATCCGCATGAGCCGCGACGCAGCGAAAACAGGGCCGGTTGGAGTCGGAATCATTGGGGCCGGGGTCATCAGCAAGGAGTACCTGGACAACCTCACCAGCTTCCCGGACGTCAAGGTGGTGGCCATCGGCGATCTCTTCCAGGAATCGGCGGCCGCGAGGGCCGCTGAGTATGGCGTCCCGGTCCACGGCGGCGTGGAGGCGGTGCTGGGCAACCCGGACGTTGAGATCGTGATCAACCTGACCATTCCGGCAGCCCACGTCGAGGTCGCAACGCAAGCCGTCAACGTCGGAAAGCACGTGTGGAGCGAAAAGCCGTTCTCCTTGGACCGCGAAAGCGGCCTGGGGCTGCTCAAGACCGCAGACGCCGCAGGTGTGCGCCTTGGCTGCGCGCCTGACACCTTCCTGGGCGCCGGACTGCAGACAGCCCGCCGCATGATCGAGCGCGGTGACATCGGTGCACCGCTCACGGCCCTTACCCTGATGCAGTCCCCAGGACCGGAGTCATGGCACCCCAACCCGGCTTTCCTGTTCCAGGACGGCGCAGGCCCGCTTTTCGATATCGGCCCGTACTACCTGACCACCCTGGTGCAGACCTTCGGCAGCATCCGCAGGGTTGCCGCCTTCGGCTCCAGGTCCAAGGAAACCCGTGTGATCGGTTCGGGTCCCAAGGCCGGTGAAGAGTTCGCTGTCACGGTGCCCACCCATGTGAGCTCGATCCTGGAGTTCGAGGGCGGGGAATCCGCGCAGAGCATCTTCAGTTTCGATTCACCCCTCAAGCGCGCCGGTTTCGTTGAAATCACCGGCACAGAGGCCACCATCGCCTTCCCCGATCCCAACAGGTTCGACGGCGAAGTCAGGATTTGTGCAACGGGATCGGACGACTGGACCACAGTACCTTCCGTCGGCTCCACGGCAAGCCGGGGCGCAGGCGTCCTGGAAATGGCCCGCGCCATCCGCGAAGGCCGCCCGCACCGCGCCCAGGGCGAGCTGGCGTTCCATGTGCTGGACACCATGGCCTCCATCGCAGAGTCCATCGACACGCGTGCCTTCGTCGACGTCGAGAGCTCCGCTGCGCCGGTACCGGCCCTGCCGGAGGACTGGGACCCCACCGCAGCAACACTGTCGGCCTAGAGGACTGGATTGGTTGCCGGCCCGGTTAGCGGGCCGGCAACCAGGGCCTACCATGCCCGCTACGAACTGCCAGGACCGCCCAGGATGGGCGCTTGTATCACTCGCTTATGCACCAGCCACACCCGCACCAGCTCGACGACGAGAAAACCGGAGCAACCATGAAGAATCCCCTGAAAGTCTTATCGACCCTGACCGCCATTGCATCACTGGCCCTGGGTCTCAGTGCCTGCGCCAGCGGCAGCCCGCAGGCCACCAGCGACACCATCACTTACTGGGCGTCCGACCAGGGCAACAGCCTGGACGACACCGCAGCCAAGCTCAAGCCCTCTCTTGACCGGTTTACCGAGAAGACCGGAGTCAAGGTCAATCTTGAGGTCATCAGCTGGACGGACCTTTACAACCGCATCCTGACCGCCGTCACCAGTGGCGACGGCCCTGATGTCCTGAACATCGGCAACACCTGGGCAGTGACGCTGCAGGAAACCGGAGCCTTCGAACCGGTTGAAGGGAAACTGCTGGAGGCAGTGGGCGGCAAAGACCGCTTCCTGAAGACCAGC
Above is a window of Arthrobacter pascens DNA encoding:
- a CDS encoding sugar phosphate isomerase/epimerase family protein, translated to MSYSIQLYTVRKALEEDLAGTIQHLAEIGFTMVEPYRFVAKAAELKQALADNNLTAPSGHAPLLQENQDEIFAAARQLGIGTVIDPHVPVERWNSLSDIKKTANQLNAAAAKGAEYGVRVGYHNHWWEVESVIDGKTALEHLADNLDPAVVLELDTYWAAVGGQNPAELLARLGDRVKFIHIKDGPLTSDPSSQTAVGDGKMAIWDVIAAAGSIEAGVIELDDFQGDMFDAVRDSYNYLSAGKVSA
- the aceB gene encoding malate synthase A, with the translated sequence MNTFTDSFTINGITLTAQPICRQDEVLTPDALEFVARLHRATAERRQELLQARRTRRADIAGGQDPRFLRETEDIRNDPSWRVAPPAPGLEDRRVEITGPVDKKMTINALNSGARVWLADMEDSSTPTWRNVIKGQLNLTDALERRIDFTSPEGKEYKLRPAGELPTIVVRPRGWHLPEKHMLIDGTPIAGGIVDFGLFFFHNARRLLAQGKGPYFYLPKIENHLEARLWNDIFILAQDLLGIPQGTIRATVLIETITAAFEMEEILYELRDHAAGLNAGRWDYIFSLIKNFRTRGPRFVLPDRAQVTMTQPFMRAYTEQLVRACHKRGAMAIGGMAAAVPNRKDEAANANAFEKVRADKTREANDGFDGSWVAHPDLVPICREVFDSILGEKPNQLHRTREDVTPDDAALINVAATEGTITEQGIRNNIEVGIRYIESWLRGNGAVAIHNLMEDAATAEISRSQLWQWMYASAITDEGEIITHQWIEELLDEEFARLERFDGDRFEDARDIFEEVTLAQDFPSFLTLPAYARYLTEAREKATVEELAAA
- a CDS encoding MFS transporter, which translates into the protein MNGRLLARVPNGWILLACIGLLALNLRGPFVAVAPVVPVMQVDLGFSPVMLGLLTSIPVLCFSLSAPLASLAARKFGAEFAVTLTLFGVLAGIIVRSSGGPVLVVAGTVLIGLAITIGNIAVPLIIRRDFSTLRQGTAMGIYTAALNIGSFLTSMVTAPLAELAGWRAALASVGILAVVAMAFWATAVGPRSAFVPSDAVVPGGQDHPAVKGSAWITAGLTAGFAGQACSYYAVTAWLPSYLNDELGMPASAAGAGSSIFQILAIVGGLGVPFAAKYFSTTTTAVTLGILWTAVPAGLLLVPDLWWLWSAFGGVAQGGGITLIFIAIIKLARDQAAAGRMSATVQGVGYCFGAVAPPLVGFVHDVSGSWTPALLVVLASVLIFFICTTFSVRLVPKGR
- a CDS encoding D-2-hydroxyacid dehydrogenase family protein, translating into MQHRLAILDDYQDVAHGFADWAALEQDGVSITVFREPFASQEALVAALAGVQIVIAMRERTPFPRSVLEKLPGLKLLVTTGMANASIDIAAAAEHGITVCGTSGSPTAAPELTWALLLAIARNLPAEDRSLRAGTWQTTVGFELAGKTLGVVGLGKIGRRIAAYGQAFGMDVLAWSENLADETAADAGVRKVSKEELFRNSDIATLHLRLSPRSEGIVGEQELRLLGPEGILVNTARGPLVDQDALVRALTEGWIGGAALDVFDQEPLPAGHPLLAAPNTVLSPHLGYVTRESYRQFYGGAFEDVKAWLAGSPVRVISG
- a CDS encoding Gfo/Idh/MocA family protein yields the protein MSRDAAKTGPVGVGIIGAGVISKEYLDNLTSFPDVKVVAIGDLFQESAAARAAEYGVPVHGGVEAVLGNPDVEIVINLTIPAAHVEVATQAVNVGKHVWSEKPFSLDRESGLGLLKTADAAGVRLGCAPDTFLGAGLQTARRMIERGDIGAPLTALTLMQSPGPESWHPNPAFLFQDGAGPLFDIGPYYLTTLVQTFGSIRRVAAFGSRSKETRVIGSGPKAGEEFAVTVPTHVSSILEFEGGESAQSIFSFDSPLKRAGFVEITGTEATIAFPDPNRFDGEVRICATGSDDWTTVPSVGSTASRGAGVLEMARAIREGRPHRAQGELAFHVLDTMASIAESIDTRAFVDVESSAAPVPALPEDWDPTAATLSA
- a CDS encoding ROK family transcriptional regulator — encoded protein: MSLMPGTDTTAPDNGGTLARAGDLFQLLRDGKARTRAELALTTGLARSTVASRIDALILSGLVGPAGEANSSGGRPPSRFAFNPAARAVLAVDVGATHVIVAVTDLSGRVLTEQRLAQDVAEGPETVLDRVVEEGLSLLALAGRSLNDLAGVGIGLPGPVEHATGRPVKPPIMPGWDGFDVVRYVQRSLPVPVLVDNDVNIMALGERTAHWPEHDNFLLVKVATGIGAGIISNGELQRGANGTAGDLGHVRVPRGDEVLCRCGNYGCLEALASGPAVAAGLNRQGIPAAKGSDVLRLVADGNLQAIQALRQAGRDVGDVLATVVNLLNPSVIVIGGSLGQAGEHLMAGVREVVYRRSLPLATTHLRIGPSVAGDQAAILGASQMVTQYILSPAVIEATLQATG